GGGCGATCTTATCGACGATAACGCTCATGATCGCCGGGTTTGGCTTGATCCCAGCGAGCCCTTCTTGGAGGGGGTCGCTGTAAGAGAGGGCCGATGTGTTGCGTTCGAGCGCCTGGTTGTAGACCTGGTTGAAATCGATCGCTTTGAAAACGACTTCCTGCCGGCGGTAAGGCCCCCCCTCGTCGGTCCGGGTAGTCTGGGCGTTGGCGATGTTGGAGCTGATTGCGTTGACGCGGACGCGCTGCGCCGAGAGTCCGTATCCGCTGATGTCGAAGCTGTTCAGAAAAGCCATAACCTAATCCTTACGATGTTTTGGATGAAGCGTCGATAACGCTTTTGTAGATGCCGGTCCCTTTTTTCTTGGCCGCGATGATGGCGTTGTACATCATCGAGTTTTTGGCCATTTCGGTCGTTTCGACATCGAGATCGACGCTGTTCCCGTCGTTGCGCGCCATGTGGCCGTCGCGGAAAAAAACCGTCGGTTTGGGATCGGAAATCCCGTTTGTACCGCTCAGATGGGCGCCGTTCGTCCGCGCCATCGGCAGAACCTGGTTTTTGGGTCCGAAGATGGCGGCACTTTTTTGGGCGAGCGTCTCTTCGAACCGAATGTCTCTGGGACGGTAAAAAGGGGTGTCGGCGTTGGCGATGTTGCCCGCGATCATATCCTGTCGTGCGGCGCGGTAATCAAGCGCTGCATTCATCAGTTCATGTGCTTTTGAAATCATCAAACCCATTGCCGGCTCCTTATGTCAAAGTGTAAAGCAAAAAATATTCCAAAAATTGGGTGTCTCTTTTTATCGAACTCTTTTACAAAGAGCGATATACTGTCGCTAAATTATACAGTATCAAGTGAACAATGGCGGATAAAAAATTATTTATTTTGACGACGGCGCTCATTACGGTAGGGATCATCTGCTCGTATACCCTCTCGGCGTACACGGTTATTTTGTTCGAATACAACGATTTCCATTTCGTGATCCGTGAACTGGGGGTGGGAATCGTCTCGATCCTGCTGATGTGGACCCTCTCCCGCCTCGATCCTGATATTTGGCTC
The window above is part of the Campylobacterota bacterium genome. Proteins encoded here:
- the flgC gene encoding flagellar basal body rod protein FlgC, with the protein product MAFLNSFDISGYGLSAQRVRVNAISSNIANAQTTRTDEGGPYRRQEVVFKAIDFNQVYNQALERNTSALSYSDPLQEGLAGIKPNPAIMSVIVDKIARDDTAPKMKYDPSHPDADANGYVAYPNINPVVEMADLVEATRSYQANVAAFESAKNMASSAVSMMQS
- the flgB gene encoding flagellar basal body rod protein FlgB, coding for MGLMISKAHELMNAALDYRAARQDMIAGNIANADTPFYRPRDIRFEETLAQKSAAIFGPKNQVLPMARTNGAHLSGTNGISDPKPTVFFRDGHMARNDGNSVDLDVETTEMAKNSMMYNAIIAAKKKGTGIYKSVIDASSKTS